The window TCGAAACCCAGGCGCTGCACACCGTCCAGAAAGACAGCGGATTCGAATCCACTGTCCGCTAGGACACGTACCCGGAAACGTTTCTTGATGAAGTCCGGCACCTCTTCCAGTAGGTCGAGCGCCAGAGTGACCGGGGTGCTGGTGTGCTTGCCCTGGTAGACCCGGTAAGAAATGGGGAACTTCAGTTCCCCATATTCGGCGAACAGGACCACCAGATGGATGCCGTGCCTACCGTTGTAGACACTGACATAGGGCAGCTGAGTTCCCACCTTTTCCACCGTGGTCAGATCCACGCTGAGCCGCATTCGAGGTCTACGTTTGTGACGAGCTGTATCCAGCAGGATGCGCCACTGGAAGTCCTGCATCTCTTCCCAGCAGCGGTCTGAATCCCAGTCATAGACGTTGAAGAAGCGACTCAGTGCACTGGGACTGACTCCCTCTGCCTGGCTGAAGTTGGTCTTCTGACCTGGACTGTGGAAAAGGTGCAGCGAAGCCTCCAGGCTTCGCCGTTGGTACAGCGTCTCTGGAATATCCAGAACCTGCTGTGCGAAAATACGGACGCGCTCCCCTGAAACCGGTTGATTCACACTTCCAGAATTTCAGCTCTGGGAGCGCTTTTTGTCCGCCTATTCAGGTGCAAGTTCTGAGTTCTCCCAGTTCGCTCTGAGCGTGACCAGGGGCGTGACGCCCCTGGGTGACCACGTTCGCCTTCGCACGCCTTTCAACGAGAATCCGACCTCATCCAGATAGATGATTGTGGCTCCCCCAGCGACCTTTTTTTTCCAACTCCGGGAGCACCTGTTCCCGCCAGGATGCAATCCGAAGTTCGTTCCGCTCAGCAGCCCGCCCATCTGGCATCTGTGGGCTGAACCCCAACTTTCGTAGGATTTTACGGACGTGATCATGGTGGTACCACACCTCGAAGTGCCGCCCGATCAGCTCTGCCACGCGTTTTGTCGTCCAAGTTTCGTCAGGAAACCCATGCTGCAGAGCACCCTCCCGCAGGAGGGTGCGAAGCTGGTCGTGCTGAGACTCAGTCAGCCGAGCAGGACGACCAGAGCTGACCGTCGCTTGCAAGCTTCCCTTCTTTCTGAGCCGAGCACTCCAAGAAGTCACCGTGAGCACGGAGACGCCGAAGTGAGCAGCAATTTCGCGGTGTGTGTGGCTGCCTTGCTGCAGCCACTCGGTAGCAGCCAGACGCCGCTCCTCAAGTTGGGCACGAGAATATTGGTTCGGTTGCCATTCCACGGTCCCTAGAGTTTAGCAGCGCATACTTACGCCGTTATCAATAGTAGTTCCCAAAGTCAGCAGTGAACGCCGCGAGTACATCCCCGTCGGGTTTCTTGATTCCGGCACTGTGGTCAATGACCTGCTGTTCATGGTGCCTAACGCCGACCTCTTCCTATTCGGCATCATTCAAAGCAGGCTGCACATGGCCTGGATGAGGCTGGTCAGTGGACGGATGAAGTCCGACTACCGCTACAGCAAAGACCTCAGCTACAACACCTTTCCTTGGCCGGACCGTAGCACCCTCAAGCCCAAGCAGGTGCAGGCCGTCGAAGCAGCGGCACAGGCGGTTCTGAAGGCCCGCGAGAAGGCATCGGGCAGCACGCTGGCCCAAATGTACGACCCCAACCTGATGCCCGCTGAACTCCGAAAAGCCCACAACCAGCTCGATAAGGCTGTGGAAGCTCTCTATGGATTGAAAGCAGGCGCCACTGAAGTTCAGTGTGTAGCACGGCTACTAGAGCTATATCAGGATCTGGTGCCCACCTTAGAGAGTCAAACCAAGACGAAGAGCAGGGGTCGCAAGAAGACGGCAAAGTCATAATCTGTGCAGCTCTTGAACGATGATCGAGAACAGCCAGTAAAGACCACTGTTGCCAATACTCATAACTTGCACCTTGCATAGCTGAGCGAATAGCCGTGCTGGAGAAGAAATTCTCGTTCTTTTTGGAGCTGACTCAGAAGATGGTTGAGCCTGACTACGGGGAACAGGGTGTAGAGGGCCAGGCGTGCCGCCTCTTTCAGGGTCATGTCCTCAGAGCGGTACAGCATGGTTAGGGTGAAGGCCAGGAAGACCATCAAAATCCAGCGGTCCAGACCCCTGGCAGTTCGCAGCGCGAACTGCGCCAACCCAAACTGATGCTTCCCTTCTTTGAAAAACGACTCCAGTGCCCAGCGCCGTTTTCCTTCAGCAAGGATGTCCTTCCCCTCTAACAGCTCAGACGACACCGCGAAGAATTCGCGGTCCCCACGGTCTATTCTCCCCAGGGTCAGCGTTTCCAGAGGCCAGTTGGCGAGGTTGACATACCCTCCGTGCGGACAATCCGCCACTGTCACCTGTCCAGGATGGTCTGTGCGCCGGTTGCTCCGCACACCCACCACGAACTCGAAACCGAGACGCTGCACACCGTCCAGAAAGACAGCGGATTCGAATCCGCTGTCCGCCAGTACGCAGACCTGAAAGCGTTTCCCCACGAAGTCTGGCACCTCTTCCAGCAAGTCGAGGGCCAGCGTGACCGGGGTGCTGGTGTGCTTGCCCTGGTAGATCCGGTAAGAAATGGGGAACTGAAGTTCCCCATATTCGGCGAACAAGACCACCAGATGGATGCCGTGCCTGCCGTTGTAGACGCTGACGTAGGGCAGCTGAATTCCCACCTTTTCCACCGTGGTCAGATCCACGCTGAGCCGCAGACGAGGTCTACGTTTGTGACGAGCTGTATCCAGCAGGATGCGCCACTGGAAGTCCTGCATCTCTTCCCAGCAGCGGTCTGAATCCCAGTCATAGACGTTGAAGAAGCGACTCAGTGCACTGGGACTGACTCCCTCAGCCTGGCTGAAGTTGGTCTTCTGACCTGGACTGTGGAAAAGGTGCAGCGAAGCCTCCAGGCTTCGCCGTTGGTACAGCGTCTCTGGAATGTCCAGAATCCGATGTGAGAGAATATGGGTGCGCTCCCCTGAAACCTGTTTGTACACACTTCCAGAATTTCAGCTCTGGGAGCGCTTTTTGTCCGCCTATTCAGGTGCAAGTTCTGAGAAGTTGTCACCTACTGAGACTCCGGAGTTACATCTGGGACCACCATCTTAGGAGGGGGATCCGGTAGTGTAAAAACAGGCCGTCTTTTGAACCTCTGCAGAATGTTAAACATGGCTGGAGTGCTCCTTCATAGGTGCAGAGACAGAGGAAGTTTAACAGCATTATGGCAAACCGCGTTGGAGTC is drawn from Deinococcus sp. Marseille-Q6407 and contains these coding sequences:
- a CDS encoding transposase; translation: MEWQPNQYSRAQLEERRLAATEWLQQGSHTHREIAAHFGVSVLTVTSWSARLRKKGSLQATVSSGRPARLTESQHDQLRTLLREGALQHGFPDETWTTKRVAELIGRHFEVWYHHDHVRKILRKLGFSPQMPDGRAAERNELRIASWREQVLPELEKKGRWGSHNHLSG
- a CDS encoding type IIL restriction-modification enzyme MmeI, coding for MVVPKVSSERREYIPVGFLDSGTVVNDLLFMVPNADLFLFGIIQSRLHMAWMRLVSGRMKSDYRYSKDLSYNTFPWPDRSTLKPKQVQAVEAAAQAVLKAREKASGSTLAQMYDPNLMPAELRKAHNQLDKAVEALYGLKAGATEVQCVARLLELYQDLVPTLESQTKTKSRGRKKTAKS
- a CDS encoding transposase, which produces MYKQVSGERTHILSHRILDIPETLYQRRSLEASLHLFHSPGQKTNFSQAEGVSPSALSRFFNVYDWDSDRCWEEMQDFQWRILLDTARHKRRPRLRLSVDLTTVEKVGIQLPYVSVYNGRHGIHLVVLFAEYGELQFPISYRIYQGKHTSTPVTLALDLLEEVPDFVGKRFQVCVLADSGFESAVFLDGVQRLGFEFVVGVRSNRRTDHPGQVTVADCPHGGYVNLANWPLETLTLGRIDRGDREFFAVSSELLEGKDILAEGKRRWALESFFKEGKHQFGLAQFALRTARGLDRWILMVFLAFTLTMLYRSEDMTLKEAARLALYTLFPVVRLNHLLSQLQKEREFLLQHGYSLSYARCKL